From a region of the Acidobacteriota bacterium genome:
- a CDS encoding universal stress protein, with translation MKKVIAATDFSEASLVALETVFNLNLENDATIYLVHVLDMPAGIDPMGTLGPSLNEFKEEARQKLERMVPANVPAGVDIQLVVLRGTPSKAISDFALEQDADLIVVSTHGRSGLARLLMGSTAETLLRKAPCQVLVAKHKATLHQNLPEEETIGA, from the coding sequence AGAAAGTCATTGCCGCCACCGATTTCTCAGAGGCCTCCCTAGTGGCCTTGGAAACGGTTTTCAACCTGAACCTTGAAAATGACGCGACAATTTATCTGGTTCACGTCTTGGACATGCCGGCTGGAATCGATCCTATGGGAACGCTGGGGCCTTCCTTGAACGAATTCAAGGAAGAAGCCCGGCAAAAACTGGAGCGGATGGTTCCCGCCAACGTGCCCGCGGGAGTGGACATTCAGTTGGTGGTCTTGCGGGGGACGCCTTCTAAGGCGATTTCAGATTTTGCCCTCGAGCAGGACGCCGATCTGATTGTGGTTTCCACTCATGGCCGCAGCGGACTGGCGCGGCTGCTCATGGGCAGCACGGCTGAAACCCTGCTGCGCAAAGCGCCTTGCCAGGTCTTGGTGGCCAAGCACAAGGCGACCCTCCACCAGAACCTTCCCGAGGAAGAAACGATAGGGGCTTAA